In Oryza brachyantha chromosome 1, ObraRS2, whole genome shotgun sequence, the following are encoded in one genomic region:
- the LOC102703820 gene encoding glucan endo-1,3-beta-glucosidase GII-like: MTGQGVASVLAVALFIGAFASIPTAVRSIGVCNGMKGNNLPSPAEVVQLYQSNGIAAMRIYSPVVGAATLRALAGTGIDVVLDEPGLDRLLTLDAASAWVQANITPYRGVNIKYIAVGNEVSVNTTKILPAMENLHKALSTAGFDKIKVSTAVKMDVLGTSSPPSGGKFRDPAVMGPIAKFLASNGSPLLANVYPYFAYTSNIDLNFALFQPTSATFQDSGHTYTNLFDAMVDAIYAALDKAGAPAVPVVVSESGWPSAGGEFASVSNAQKYNQGLIDHVGKGTPRRPGAVEAYIFAMFNENQKEGKETERHFGLFNPDKSPAYTIKF, translated from the exons ATGACAGGGCAGGGTGTTGCTTCCGTGCTAGCCGTTGCATTGTTCATCGGTGCCTTCGCGTCCATCCCTacag CAGTGCGATCCATCGGCGTGTGCAACGGCATGAAGGGGAACAAcctgccgtcgccggccgaaGTGGTGCAGCTCTACCAGTCCAACGGCATCGCCGCGATGCGCATCTACTCCCCGGTCGTCGGCGCCGCAACCCTGCGTGCCCTCGCCGGCACCGGCATCGACGTCGTCCTCGACGAGCCCGGCCTCGACCGACTCCTCACTCTCGACGCCGCGTCAGCCTGGGTTCAGGCCAACATTACGCCGTACCGGGGCGTCAACATCAAGTACATCGCCGTCGGCAACGAGGTGTCCGTCAACACCACGAAAATCCTCCCGGCCATGGAGAACCTCCACAAGGCGCTGTCCACGGCCGGCTTTGACAAAATCAAGGTGTCCACGGCCGTCAAAATGGATGTGCTCGgcacctcctcgccgccctccggcGGCAAGTTCAGAGACCCCGCCGTCATGGGCCCCATCGCGAAGTTCTTGGCGAGCAACGGCTCGCCGCTGCTGGCCAACGTCTACCCCTACTTCGCCTACACCAGCAATATCGACCTCAACTTCGCGCTCTTCCAGCCAACCTCGGCGACGTTCCAGGACAGCGGACATACTTACACCAACCTGTTCGACGCCATGGTCGACGCCATCTACGCGGCGCTGGACAAGGCCGGGGCGCCGGCGGTgcccgtcgtcgtctccgagAGCGGGTGGCcatcggccggcggcgagttcGCGAGCGTATCCAACGCGCAAAAGTACAACCAGGGACTGATCGACCACGTCGGCAAGGGCACGCCCAGGAGGCCAGGCGCCGTCGAGGCGTACATATTCGCCATGTTCAACGAGAACCAGAAGGAGGGGAAGGAGACGGAGAGGCACTTTGGGCTGTTCAACCCGGACAAGTCGCCGGCGTACACTATTAAGTTCTGA